From one Thunnus maccoyii chromosome 6, fThuMac1.1, whole genome shotgun sequence genomic stretch:
- the LOC121898357 gene encoding protein yippee-like 2: MVRMTRSKTFQAYLPSCHRTYSCIHCRAHLANHDELISKSFQGSQGRAYLFNSVVNVGCGPAEERVLLTGLHAVADIYCENCKTTLGWKYEHAFESSQKYKEGKFIIELAHMIKDNGWD; this comes from the exons ATGGTCAGAATGACACGCTCCAAGACCTTCCAGGCGTACCTGCCGAGCTGCCACCGAACCTACAGCTGCATCCACTGCCGAGCTCACCTTGCGAACCATGACGAGCTCATCTCCAAG TCGTTCCAGGGCAGCCAGGGCAGAGCCTACCTGTTCAACTCAGT GGTGAACGTCGGGTGTGGCCCTGCGGAGGAGAGAGTTCTGCTCACGGGTCTGCACGCTGTAGCAGATATCTACTGTGAGAACTGCAAGACGACCCTGGGATGGAAATAC GAACATGCCTTTGAGAGCAGTCAGAAGTATAAAGAGGGCAAGTTCATCATCGAGCTGGCCCACATGATCAAGGACAACGGCTGGGACTGA